The sequence below is a genomic window from Thiomonas sp. FB-Cd.
TAACTTGGTTGCTGGACCACCCGAACGAAGGTACCGCGCTCGGCATCCAGGCGCGTGACACCGTGCTCGCGCGCTTTGACGTGAGGCGAACTGCCGCCGCCTACAACCGCTTGCATTGCCAGGCACTTGGGCTACCGGTGGACGACTGTCCGCCGGCTTCTGCTCCGCTGGCTTGAATGGGAGTGCTAGGGATGCGTCGCCTGCTCGCACAAATCATTCTGCCCTATGCGCGACTGTGCACTTGGGTACAGCCGGGTCTGCGCATCCTTATGTACCACCGTGTCGCCACGCTCCCACACTATGACCAACTCACCGTCTCACCTGCGCGGTTCGCACGGCAGATGGAGAAACTCGCATGTGAATGCCGCGTCGTGAGCTTGGCCGACGGCCTGCGTGCAATACACGAGAGCCAGCTGCGCCAGCCGTTGGTGGCGGTCACCTTTGATGATGGGTATCGCGATAACCTCACTGAGGCGCTGCCGATTCTGCGTCGCTATGCTGTACCGGCGACCATCTTCGTGACCACCCGATTTTGCGACCAGGCCGAAAGCCATCCACGCTACGGACCATCGCCGCAGCGCCTTCATTTGGACTGGGATGAAGTGGCGGTTCTGGCCGCGACGCCCGGAGTCACGATCGGCTCGCACACGCTTCACCACCCATATCTGCCCACGCTACCCGAGGCACAGGCGCGCGAGGAAATTTCGCAGAGTCGCACCATAATAGAAAGCCGGATCGGCCAGCCCGTGGCGTTTTTTTGCTATCCGTCGGGTGACCTAGGCCCGCGCGAGCTTCGCCTCGTACATGAGTCTGGCTATGCAGCAGCTGTAAGCGTGGCGCCAGGCGTTAATTACCGCTCGACCGACCCAATGAAGCTGCGTCGCACTGAAATCACTGACCGTGACGACGATGAAGCATTCGCCCTTAAGATTGCTGGCGCTTTCGACCCCATCCACCGCCTGCTGCACGCTAGGCGCACCTGGAACTTTGCACGTGGCTATGGCCGGCCCGGCGCCCAGACGACCGCAAGACCATGAAGATCCTCTATTTGATGACTGAGCCATTTGGCATCGGAGGCGTGCAAACCGATATCCTGACCCTAACTGAAGACTTGAGCGCCAAAGGCCACACTGTGTACGTCGCGACTACAGATGGCGTGCTATTACAAGAACTCATCGGCAAAGGCGCGCGCCACGTGAATATCGATTTCCGTTTTCGCAAGCTATCGGAGTTTCTCGCCGCAGCACGCAAGCTACGCCGGGTTGCGCGCACAGAAAGCATCGAACTCATTGCCCCGCAGTCCGTGCGCTCGTCGATTGCCGCTTTTTTTGCGCTGCGGCTTGTGCCATATCGCTACAGCGTCGCGAGCACAGGCAAACGCCCGCCCATCGTCACCACGATCCACAACATCCACAACCCAGCGAATTTTCAATGGGCCGGGAAGATCCTGCGCCGTTGTGCGGATTTCGTCATCTTTGAATCACATTACGAGCGAAACCGCCTGCTGCAAAACGGCCTACAGGCCGAGCGTTCCGCTGTGATCCACAGCGGTATTGACCTAGGAAAGTTGTCTAGGCCAACGCAGGCGCAGGAACTCGCGGTGCAATATGGCCTGGATCCCAGCCGCCAGTTCATCTATGGCATCGTCGCGCGCCTCTCGGAGGAGAAGGGGCACTGCTATTTGGTCGAAGCGTTCGCACGCGTCGCGCGGCGCCGACCCGAAGCCAGGCTGGTGATTATCGGCGACGGTCCTCTTCTGGATGTTGTGCGGCAGCAAGTCAACGCGCTTGAACTGGACTCGCGCGTCGTGTTTACTGGAATTCAGCGCGACATCGCTTCGCACTTGGCAATGCTAGACGTGTTCGTGTTGTCATCCACGCGCGAATCGTTTCCGTTGTCAGCGCGCGAGGCGATGGCCGCCGGCCGCGCAGTGATCGCGCCCCGGATCGGTGGTTGCCCCGAAGTGGTCGACGATGGCGTCACCGGCCTTTTGTTTCAAGCGGCCAATACCGATGATCTGGAAGCGAAGATGCTCCTTCTCGCCGACCGCCAGACGAGCACGATGATGGGCCGTGCGGGGCGTGAGCGGGCGCGTCGCTTGTTCTCCCGTGAATCGTGGGTGGACGGCGATGAGCGAGTCTATCTCCAATGGGCTGGTGCTGCCGCCAGCGATTGAGGAATGCCTGGCTTACCCACCCCTTTTCTTCGCATCCGGCTCGCTGCATTTGAAAACCTCGTTTGAGCTTCTTCTTTCGCCGGTGGGGCTGTTTGCCATCGCGCTGCTCGCGCTCACGATGGAGACACTACGTCGAGCGCAAAGCTGGTGGCTGCGGATCTTTGCGGCATCACTGACGGTTGCCTTTTTTGCCGTGAGCACCCCCCTTGGAGCAAATCTAATGCTCGGCGCGCTCGAGAGCCACGCGCGCCTCGAGGAAAGTCATTGTGCCCCCCCCCGCCGGGAAGCATCATCATCCTTCTTGCGGGCGGCATTCGGGGTGATCCCGATCGCCTGGACGATTTCTCGGCACTCTCGGAAGCAAGCTTGTATCGGCTCTTTTCGGCCGTGCGTCTGGCCGATCAGACTCCGAATAGCACCTTACTGATCTCCGGAGGCGGGGGCAGAGTGATCCATGAAGCGAATCTCATGGGAGCATTGGCCGAGCAGCTCGGCTTTCCGCGGCAGCGCGTTGAGCTCGACACACGCTCCCACACTACATTTGAGTCTGCTTTGAATGTCGCCTCCGCTGTCGAAAAATACCCGCAACGCCAGCGCTATCTGGTGACCTCCGCCGACCATATGCCACGCGCACTCATGGCATTCCGCCATGCTGGTTTGAACGTTTGTGCACGGCCCGTCGACTTTGAAGCTCTCCCTCTGAAGCCAGCCGAGATGCTCACGCCGCAAATTAGTGCGCTCAGCAAGTCGACACGTGCCATGCATGAAGCGCTCGGCATGCTTTACTACGATCTCGTGAAATTTCAGTAATTGGCTCCAATAAATGAAGCCGGGGTTTTTCCATTTCAGGCGGTCATTCAGCGAAAGCTGACGTGAGTTTCGAGCGATTCATGTGTGCCCACGAATTGACTTTCGCACGCCGTTTTAGCATGCCTTTGGAGTTGCGTCATCCGAGGTGGTGGATGCGCAACGGCGAACCGATTTTTGCCTAGTGCTGGAGGTTGAACCGTGAGGAAGGGTTGGCCGCAAAGAGACGCCAAGGGGTCCGCCTGGCGATGGTATTCATCGAGCGGCACTCCTTCATGGGTGCCTGAGAGTGCAACCCTGCTAGTGTCGTGTTTGATTCTTAATGGAACTTACGTGCAGTACCAGTCTCCAATGCTGTACTTGGGTTTGCATTGGAGAGAGCGATTGCGAGTTGCCCCGATGATTGTGTTGACGGATGAACAGGAGAGCGAGTTGACCCGGCTCGCGCGCTCAAAGCGCACCAGCGTCAGGCTGGTGCAGCGTGCGCGCATCGTGTTGCTGGCTGCGCAGGGCCTGCAGAACAAGGACATCGCCGAGCAACTTGGCATCGGACGCGTGCAGGTCGCGCGCTGGCGCGAGCGGTATGTGGAGTCGGGGCTGCGAGGCATTGAGCGCGACCTGCCGCGCGGCGCGCCGCCGGTGAAAGTGGACGTGGCCAAGCTGGTGGAACTGACCACGCAAACCACGCCCGAGGCCGCCACGCACTGGAGCACACGCAAGATGGGCGAGGTCCTGGGCGTCAGCGCCAGCACCGTCATGCGGCATTGGCAGGCGCACGGGCTCAAGCCTCATATCGTGCGCGGCTTCAAGGTCTCGCGCGACTCGAAGTTTGTCGAGAAGCTCGAGGACATCGTGGGCCTGTACGTGTCCCCACCCGAGCACGCGCTGGTGCTGTGCTGCGACGAGAAGAGCCAGGTCCAGGCGTTGGATCGCACGCAGCCGGGTCTGCCGCTGAAGAAGGGGCGCGCTCAGACGATGACGCACGACTACAAGCGCCACGGCACGACGACGCTGTTCGCGGCGCTCAACGTGCTCGACGGCCAAGTCATCGCCCAGTGCCAGCAGCGCCATCGCCACGCCGAGTGGCTGAAGTTCCTGCGCCAGATCGACCGCGAAACGCCCAAGGACAGGACGCTGCATCTGATTGCCGACAACTACGCCACGCACAAGCATCCCGTCGTGCAGGAGTGGCTGGCCAAGCACCCGCGGTTCAACATGCACTTCACGCCCACCTCGGCGTCGTGGTTGAACATGGTCGAACGGTTCTTCCGCGACATCACCGTCAATCGCTTGCGCCGCGGCGTATTCACCAGCGTGCCAGAGTTGGTCACCGCCATCGACGAGTACATCGCCCATCACAACATCAAACCGAAGCCATTCATCTGGACCAAGAGCGCCGCCGACATCCTGCAGAAGGTCATTCGCGCCAACAGTCGCTTAAGTTCCAAACAGAATGGAACACTACACTAGACACCGACTGGTTTAGGCGATGGGATGGACGTTCTTTCCCCGGTTTAGGGGTAGGCAGGCCCGACCGAGCAACTTACGCTTAACGGCGAAAAGGGCTAAAACATTTCTGAGAATATTTCGCATGATCCAGTCTCACGCGGATTACAAGGCCTATTTGGATGCCGATCGCCTATCTCTTGGCAAGAATCACACATTGCGCGACCGGTTCCTCGACGAGATATGGCTTTTTCAGCGGCGGCTGCGTAGGGTTGAGTACCTGACCAACTGCCGCAAGAATCGGCTCCGCCGACTTGTTGCGGTATACCAGTACCGTCAGCTTGGCATCCGGCTTGGCTTTTCGATACCGATTAACGTATTTGGGCCCGGCCTTGCGCTTTTGCACTATGGAACGATCGTCATCAACGCACAGACACGTGTCGGCGCGAACTGTCGCGTCCACGCCGGTGTCAACATTGGTGCACAACTGGGGCCCGACGGCGGGGTGCCGCGCATCGGGGACAACTGCTACCTTGGCCCTGGTGCAAAATTGTTTGGCGCCATCGTCATTGGGGATAACACGGTGATTGGTGCAAACGCCGTGGTCAACAAGAGCTTCCCGAGCGGAAATGTCACGCTGGGCGGAGTTCCGGCTCGGATCATTTCGGAAAAATCGGCCGCTGGCCTGTTCGTACTGGGCTACAAGAAAGCACAATGATCCTGCCATCGTCTAGGCACCCTTTCTTTTCGCCCTCGCTCGCAATCGAACTCCCGATGCTCACAATGATGATTCGCGATTCGTTTTTTGCCTTATGAAGGCCGCCCACTCCATTGCAGCAGTGAATCCGGTTGAGCTTTCCGCTGAATGTGTCAGGACGACTCGGGTTCTGATGGTTGTGGACGGACGATACCCAGCAACTGGCGGTGCCGAACTTCAAGCACGGTTGCTGAGTTCAGCCCTTGCCGCATCCGGGCACTCAGTACGCGTGCTGGCGCCGCGTCTCGACTCCTCGCAACCCTTGGACGGCTACATTGATGGAATAAGGGTTCAGCGCTTGGCCTATCCACACATCAAGGCACTTGGCGCGATTTGGTTGAATCTGCGATTTGCCGCTTGGTTGATTTGGCATCAACACGAATTTGACGCGATCCACATTCACATGATGCACAATCTCGCCGGTGCAGCGGGATGGTTCAAACGCTGGCTCCGCCCGAAAATCGTGGTTAAGGTGTCTGGCGCTGCAGAATTCCAAGGCGGCATTCTCGACCCCGCATTGCGTCACAAGCCCGTACACCGGATACTGCTCGCCGGGAGCCGCCGCTTGGACGCCTTCCAATGCATCAGCCAATACACGCGAGAGGTCATGCTCCGCGCCGGCTACGCCTCGCAACGCCTGCATCTCATTCCCAACGCGGTGGATTGCGCCCGCTTTTTTCCATCACCCGCAGAGGTCGAACCGATCCGCGCTGTATTCGTGGGGCGCCATGTACGCGTCAAAGGGCTGGATATCCTATTGCGGGCCTGGGTCAGGGTAAGGCGGCACGAAAACGCAAGGCTGGTGCTAGCAGGAGACGGGCCGGAGCGCGCGCATCTCATGGCCCTTGCTCAAGAGCTTGGCGTTGCGGATAGCGTGGATTTTCCGG
It includes:
- a CDS encoding glycosyltransferase, with the translated sequence MKILYLMTEPFGIGGVQTDILTLTEDLSAKGHTVYVATTDGVLLQELIGKGARHVNIDFRFRKLSEFLAAARKLRRVARTESIELIAPQSVRSSIAAFFALRLVPYRYSVASTGKRPPIVTTIHNIHNPANFQWAGKILRRCADFVIFESHYERNRLLQNGLQAERSAVIHSGIDLGKLSRPTQAQELAVQYGLDPSRQFIYGIVARLSEEKGHCYLVEAFARVARRRPEARLVIIGDGPLLDVVRQQVNALELDSRVVFTGIQRDIASHLAMLDVFVLSSTRESFPLSAREAMAAGRAVIAPRIGGCPEVVDDGVTGLLFQAANTDDLEAKMLLLADRQTSTMMGRAGRERARRLFSRESWVDGDERVYLQWAGAAASD
- a CDS encoding glycosyltransferase family 4 protein, producing MVVDGRYPATGGAELQARLLSSALAASGHSVRVLAPRLDSSQPLDGYIDGIRVQRLAYPHIKALGAIWLNLRFAAWLIWHQHEFDAIHIHMMHNLAGAAGWFKRWLRPKIVVKVSGAAEFQGGILDPALRHKPVHRILLAGSRRLDAFQCISQYTREVMLRAGYASQRLHLIPNAVDCARFFPSPAEVEPIRAVFVGRHVRVKGLDILLRAWVRVRRHENARLVLAGDGPERAHLMALAQELGVADSVDFPGLVEDIPALLAGAAIYVQSSHHEGLPNAVLEAMAAGLPVVATRISGHEDIVAHGHSGILVPPADPAALADAMQRLIDAPLQRRLFGAAGRDFVARHYAIPVITAQLLRLYQAPSPDGRASGRVLAAP
- a CDS encoding polysaccharide deacetylase family protein; protein product: MRRLLAQIILPYARLCTWVQPGLRILMYHRVATLPHYDQLTVSPARFARQMEKLACECRVVSLADGLRAIHESQLRQPLVAVTFDDGYRDNLTEALPILRRYAVPATIFVTTRFCDQAESHPRYGPSPQRLHLDWDEVAVLAATPGVTIGSHTLHHPYLPTLPEAQAREEISQSRTIIESRIGQPVAFFCYPSGDLGPRELRLVHESGYAAAVSVAPGVNYRSTDPMKLRRTEITDRDDDEAFALKIAGAFDPIHRLLHARRTWNFARGYGRPGAQTTARP
- a CDS encoding IS630 family transposase, with product MIVLTDEQESELTRLARSKRTSVRLVQRARIVLLAAQGLQNKDIAEQLGIGRVQVARWRERYVESGLRGIERDLPRGAPPVKVDVAKLVELTTQTTPEAATHWSTRKMGEVLGVSASTVMRHWQAHGLKPHIVRGFKVSRDSKFVEKLEDIVGLYVSPPEHALVLCCDEKSQVQALDRTQPGLPLKKGRAQTMTHDYKRHGTTTLFAALNVLDGQVIAQCQQRHRHAEWLKFLRQIDRETPKDRTLHLIADNYATHKHPVVQEWLAKHPRFNMHFTPTSASWLNMVERFFRDITVNRLRRGVFTSVPELVTAIDEYIAHHNIKPKPFIWTKSAADILQKVIRANSRLSSKQNGTLH
- a CDS encoding serine O-acetyltransferase is translated as MDADRLSLGKNHTLRDRFLDEIWLFQRRLRRVEYLTNCRKNRLRRLVAVYQYRQLGIRLGFSIPINVFGPGLALLHYGTIVINAQTRVGANCRVHAGVNIGAQLGPDGGVPRIGDNCYLGPGAKLFGAIVIGDNTVIGANAVVNKSFPSGNVTLGGVPARIISEKSAAGLFVLGYKKAQ
- a CDS encoding YdcF family protein, with protein sequence MDDFSALSEASLYRLFSAVRLADQTPNSTLLISGGGGRVIHEANLMGALAEQLGFPRQRVELDTRSHTTFESALNVASAVEKYPQRQRYLVTSADHMPRALMAFRHAGLNVCARPVDFEALPLKPAEMLTPQISALSKSTRAMHEALGMLYYDLVKFQ